One uncultured Alphaproteobacteria bacterium genomic region harbors:
- a CDS encoding conserved hypothetical protein (Evidence 4 : Homologs of previously reported genes of unknown function) gives MRHAREQGAEAVVLDVRRQLPEDKYENMAEVMSGVGEVE, from the coding sequence GTGCGGCACGCCAGGGAGCAGGGCGCGGAAGCGGTCGTGCTCGACGTGCGGCGGCAGCTCCCGGAGGACAAGTACGAAAACATGGCCGAGGTGATGAGCGGCGTCGGCGAGGTGGAGTGA
- a CDS encoding conserved hypothetical protein (Evidence 4 : Homologs of previously reported genes of unknown function): MTGDIRIGISGWTYPPWRGRFYPEGLAQARELDYAARRFRSIEVNGTFYGLQRPAAFADWRARVPEDFVFAIKASRYITHVRRLKDVETPLANFLASGLLALGPWLGPILWQFPPNMRFDRDRFAGFLDLLPHDTEALGRLARKHDSRLNGRSVLAPDARRPVRHAVEIRHDSFRDPAFVDLLRERGVALVCADAVAWPRLMDVTADFVYCRLHGSEELYASGYDDDALDAWARRAAAWAAGGEPADAERAGGPAPKRTGGRDVFVYFDNDAKVRAPADADGLARRLGVGAAGFDAAAMLRRRA; encoded by the coding sequence ATGACCGGCGACATCCGCATCGGCATTTCCGGCTGGACCTATCCGCCCTGGCGCGGGCGCTTCTACCCCGAGGGGCTGGCGCAGGCGCGGGAGTTGGACTATGCCGCCCGCCGGTTCCGCAGCATCGAGGTCAACGGCACCTTCTACGGCCTGCAGAGGCCTGCCGCGTTCGCCGATTGGCGCGCCCGCGTTCCCGAGGATTTCGTCTTCGCGATCAAGGCCTCGCGCTACATCACCCACGTTCGCCGTCTGAAGGACGTGGAAACGCCGCTCGCCAACTTTCTCGCCAGCGGCCTGCTCGCGCTCGGGCCGTGGCTCGGACCGATCCTGTGGCAATTCCCGCCCAACATGAGGTTCGACCGCGACCGCTTCGCCGGGTTCCTCGATCTTCTTCCCCACGATACCGAGGCGCTCGGCCGTCTCGCGCGCAAGCACGACTCCCGGCTGAACGGCCGCAGCGTCCTGGCTCCGGACGCGCGCCGCCCGGTGCGCCACGCGGTCGAGATCCGCCACGACAGCTTCCGCGACCCGGCGTTCGTCGACCTGTTGCGGGAACGGGGCGTCGCCCTGGTGTGCGCCGATGCCGTGGCATGGCCGCGGCTGATGGACGTCACCGCCGATTTCGTCTACTGCCGTCTGCACGGGTCGGAGGAACTCTATGCCTCGGGCTACGACGACGACGCCCTCGACGCCTGGGCGCGCCGGGCCGCCGCCTGGGCGGCGGGCGGCGAACCCGCCGACGCCGAGCGGGCGGGCGGCCCGGCGCCGAAGCGCACGGGCGGGCGCGACGTGTTCGTCTATTTCGACAACGATGCCAAGGTGCGCGCTCCGGCCGATGCCGACGGTCTCGCCCGCCGCCTGGGCGTCGGCGCGGCGGGGTTCGACGCGGCGGCGATGCTGCGCCGCCGGGCCTGA
- a CDS encoding conserved exported hypothetical protein (Evidence 4 : Homologs of previously reported genes of unknown function), translated as MTDIKRTTMIAGVAAALALGLSACGDTTGDRAASGAALGGAAGLGVGALTGSPVTGAAIGAIGGGAAGALTDKDQIDLGKPVWR; from the coding sequence ATGACGGACATCAAACGAACCACGATGATCGCCGGGGTCGCCGCCGCTCTTGCCCTCGGTCTGTCGGCCTGCGGCGACACCACCGGCGACCGTGCGGCTTCGGGCGCGGCGTTGGGCGGCGCGGCCGGCCTCGGCGTCGGCGCGCTCACCGGCTCGCCGGTGACCGGCGCGGCGATCGGCGCGATCGGCGGCGGCGCCGCGGGCGCGCTGACCGACAAGGATCAGATCGACCTCGGCAAGCCGGTCTGGCGCTGA
- a CDS encoding Transcriptional regulator, LacI family, whose amino-acid sequence MDEAQRVKRRRAARARRPSAAVTLESVAERAGVAPATVSRALNHPQKVAPETLARVNAAIAQTGYLPNLLAGGLASSRSRLFAAIVPSIANLVYAETIQSFTRRVREKGYQVLLGESGYDLRTEEEVVAAVLGRRPDAIFLIGINHALECRRKLLAAKIPIVETWDITPTPLDVVVGYDHDKVGRAAAGYLLDRGYAAFACVAASDARALKRQAAFAAEVEHRGGGPVHLETTPPGSSLEWGRQRMAALIAQGFSRGAVFCSSDMLALGVIVEAQARGLRVPDDIAVIGFGDLDFAAHTHPAMTTVKIDRTLMGATAADALLARVADQPWPEAVVDLGFSVIARATA is encoded by the coding sequence ATGGACGAGGCGCAACGGGTCAAGCGGCGCAGGGCGGCGCGGGCGCGGCGGCCGAGCGCGGCGGTGACGCTCGAAAGCGTCGCCGAGCGGGCGGGGGTCGCCCCGGCGACGGTGTCGCGCGCCCTCAATCACCCGCAGAAGGTCGCGCCCGAGACCCTCGCGCGGGTCAACGCCGCGATCGCCCAGACCGGCTATCTCCCCAATCTTCTCGCGGGCGGCCTCGCCTCCAGCCGCAGTCGGCTGTTCGCCGCGATCGTGCCGTCGATCGCCAATCTGGTCTACGCCGAGACGATCCAGAGCTTCACCCGGCGGGTGCGCGAGAAGGGTTATCAGGTGCTGTTGGGCGAGTCGGGATACGATCTCCGCACCGAGGAGGAGGTCGTCGCCGCGGTGCTCGGCCGCCGCCCGGACGCGATCTTCCTGATCGGCATCAACCACGCGCTCGAGTGCCGGAGAAAGCTGCTCGCGGCGAAGATTCCGATCGTCGAAACCTGGGACATCACGCCGACGCCGCTCGACGTCGTCGTCGGTTACGATCACGACAAGGTCGGCCGGGCGGCGGCGGGCTATCTGCTCGACCGCGGCTATGCCGCGTTCGCCTGCGTCGCCGCCTCCGACGCCCGCGCGCTGAAGCGCCAGGCGGCGTTCGCCGCCGAGGTCGAGCACCGGGGCGGCGGTCCGGTCCACCTCGAAACCACGCCGCCGGGCTCGTCCCTCGAGTGGGGGCGGCAGCGCATGGCCGCGCTGATCGCGCAGGGGTTCTCCCGCGGCGCGGTATTCTGTTCGTCCGACATGCTCGCCCTCGGGGTGATCGTCGAGGCGCAGGCGCGCGGCCTCCGGGTGCCGGACGACATCGCGGTGATCGGGTTCGGCGATCTCGACTTCGCCGCCCACACCCACCCGGCGATGACCACGGTGAAGATCGACCGCACCCTGATGGGAGCGACCGCCGCCGACGCGCTGCTCGCCCGCGTCGCCGATCAGCCGTGGCCCGAAGCGGTGGTCGACCTCGGCTTTTCGGTGATCGCCCGCGCCACCGCCTGA
- the garD gene encoding (D)-galactarate dehydrogenase (Evidence 2a : Function of homologous gene experimentally demonstrated in an other organism; PubMedId : 10762278, 20225875, 2407727, 9772162; Product type e : enzyme) gives MSAVATIVVHPADTVAVVVSPSGGRAGQTLADGTALRENVPMGHKVALRDHREGEAIVRYGEVIGHAAAPIAKGAWVSEALVRMPPAPDLETMPRTRRPMPPQEPLEGQTFEGFRNPDGSVGVKNVLAISMSVQCVAGVAAHVVERMKRELLPRFPNVDDVVALDHIYGCGVAIDAPGAQVPIRTLRNLARNPNFGGETLIVGLGCEKLVPEMLRTQGAAATVVRLQDDAFDGFGAMVEGVMAAALPLLERLNARRRETCPVSDLVVGVQCGGSDALSGLTANPAVGLAADRIVRAGGTVVFSEVTEVRDAIHLLVERAADDAVAEALIREMAWYDAYLARNGADRSANTTPGNKSGGLANIVEKALGSVVKSGSAPIVDVLAPGERVRRKGMVFAATPASDFVCGTQQLASGIALQVFTTGRGTPYGLAAAPVIKVATNSNLATRWRDLVDLDAGRIATGAASLEEVGDELYRLILDVASGRRTVAADRLGLHNALALFNPGPVT, from the coding sequence ATGAGCGCGGTCGCGACGATCGTCGTCCACCCGGCGGATACCGTGGCGGTGGTGGTTTCGCCTTCGGGCGGGCGGGCGGGGCAGACCCTCGCCGACGGCACGGCGCTGCGCGAGAACGTGCCGATGGGCCACAAGGTGGCGCTCAGGGATCATCGCGAGGGTGAGGCGATCGTGCGCTACGGCGAGGTGATCGGCCACGCCGCCGCGCCGATCGCGAAAGGCGCCTGGGTTTCGGAGGCGCTGGTGCGGATGCCGCCCGCGCCCGATCTCGAAACCATGCCGCGCACGCGGCGGCCGATGCCGCCGCAGGAGCCGCTGGAGGGCCAGACCTTCGAGGGGTTCCGCAATCCCGACGGTTCGGTGGGGGTGAAGAACGTTCTCGCGATCTCGATGTCGGTGCAGTGCGTCGCGGGCGTGGCGGCCCACGTCGTCGAGCGGATGAAGCGCGAGCTTCTCCCCCGCTTCCCCAACGTCGACGACGTCGTCGCCCTCGACCACATCTACGGCTGCGGCGTCGCCATCGACGCGCCGGGCGCGCAGGTGCCGATCCGCACTCTGCGCAACCTCGCGCGCAATCCCAACTTCGGCGGCGAGACCCTGATCGTCGGGCTGGGGTGTGAGAAGCTGGTGCCGGAGATGCTGCGGACGCAGGGAGCGGCGGCGACGGTGGTGCGGTTGCAGGACGACGCCTTCGACGGGTTCGGGGCGATGGTCGAGGGGGTGATGGCGGCGGCGCTGCCGCTTCTCGAACGCCTGAACGCGCGGCGGCGCGAGACCTGCCCGGTTTCCGACCTCGTCGTCGGCGTGCAGTGCGGCGGCTCGGACGCGCTCTCCGGCCTCACCGCCAACCCGGCGGTGGGTCTCGCCGCCGACCGGATCGTGCGCGCGGGCGGCACGGTGGTGTTCTCCGAGGTCACCGAGGTGCGCGACGCCATTCACCTGCTGGTGGAGCGCGCCGCCGACGACGCGGTGGCCGAGGCGTTGATCCGCGAGATGGCGTGGTACGACGCCTACCTCGCCCGCAACGGCGCCGACCGTTCCGCCAACACCACGCCCGGCAACAAGTCGGGCGGCCTCGCCAACATCGTCGAAAAGGCGCTCGGCTCGGTGGTCAAGTCGGGCAGCGCGCCGATCGTCGACGTGCTCGCGCCGGGCGAACGGGTGCGCCGCAAGGGCATGGTGTTCGCCGCCACGCCGGCGTCGGATTTCGTCTGCGGCACCCAGCAGCTCGCCTCCGGCATCGCCCTTCAGGTGTTCACCACCGGCCGCGGCACGCCCTACGGCCTCGCCGCCGCGCCGGTGATCAAGGTGGCGACCAACTCCAACCTCGCGACCCGCTGGCGCGATCTCGTCGACCTCGACGCCGGGCGCATAGCCACCGGCGCGGCGAGCCTGGAAGAGGTAGGAGACGAGCTCTATCGGCTGATCCTCGACGTCGCGAGCGGGCGCAGGACGGTCGCCGCCGACCGCCTCGGCCTGCACAATGCGCTGGCCCTGTTCAACCCCGGCCCGGTAACATAG